The sequence below is a genomic window from Rudanella lutea DSM 19387.
GTCCCAACTGCTCAACCATGTGTGTCAGGCCTTCGCGCAGATTAGTAGCCGGTACATAGCCGAGCAACCGCCGGGCCTTGTCAATGTTGGCATAGGTCAGCGGAACATCGCCCGGCTGCTCGGCCTGCCATTCAATAGGCGAATGCCGCCCGGTAATGTCACGCAGCAAACACACCAGTTCGAGCAGCGATACCGGGGCCGCGCTACCCAGGTTGATCACCTCGTACCCACTCACGCGCCGGATTGCCCGCACCATGCCGTCGACAATGTCGTCCACGTACGTATAATCACGCTGACTGTGGCCGTCGCCGAAAAGCCGGACGGGCTGCCCCCGGTATAGTTGATGCAAAAACCGCGAAATGGCCATATCGGGCCGCTGCCGGGGGCCGTACACCGTAAACAGCCGCAAACAGTACGCATTGAGGCCATACAAACGGCTGTACTGACTGCACACCAGCTCGACCGCCCGTTTGGAAAGAGCGTAGGGCGACACCGGCTCGTCGGTGGGGTCGGTTTCGAGAAACGGCCCCTGTGCCCGGTTGCCGTACACCGACGACGACGAGGCCACCACCACCCGACTAACGCCCGTATCGCGCATGGCGTCGAGCAGAACCGTAGTACCGTTGAGGTTATGATCGAAGTAAGCGGTTGGGTTTTGCAGGGATGGCCGCACACCCGCCAGGCCCGCCAGATGCACCACCACGTCGACAGCCTCGTGCCGGAGTACGTGCCGCATAAAGGGCGGTTGTCGCACGTCGCCCTCGTACACCATTACCGAACCGGCCGGACCTATACGCCGGATGTTCTGACGTTTCAGGGCCGGGTCGTAGGCCCCGTTGAAATTGTCGACAATACTCACCCGATGCCCTTCACGCAGCAGTCGGCCCGCCAATGTTGATCCAATAAAACCGGCTCCTCCCGTAATCAGTACATTCATAACGCACAACTAATGAGCGGTTTAACTCACAAACCAATACACACTAAGGGGATAGTTTAGAACTCTGTATGCAATTTAATATGAACATTTAATAAAATTACCTTTTTTTGTTATGCCAAACCAAAGTAGGTCGACTCAATCGATCGCTGTGGCAGCTAAAGAAACTCTCTTTCGGAGAGAAGAGTACGTGTACAAAAGCGGTACGGTGGTATGAAGGGTTTGGCGTTTTTGAGCGTATAGAAAGGTATGTGGGAGTATTTTCGACGGTGGCGTATGGGAAAACCCGACGATGGCCCTTTTCAGGAGCGCATGGCGGCTACATGGCCCGTGGATATGCACAATCACTTGCTACCGGGTGTCGACGATGGGGTTAAAACCCTCGAAGAAACCATGACTTGCCTCCGGCAGTATGCACAGTGGGGTATCCGGCGGGTAGTTTGCACCCCACACATTAGCCAAGATTACCACCCCAACACGGTGGCACTTCTGCGCGAGAAAGAAGCCCTCGTGCGGGGGGCCATTGCCGAAGCCCAACTGCCCATTACGTTTAGTGTGGCGGCTGAGTACCTGCTCGATGAGAACTTTGACCAGCATCTCCGGGCCGATACACTCATGACATTCGGCGAGGCCCAGTACGTGCTGATCGAGACAGGGTGGGCGGCCGCGCCCCGGCAACTCACCGACTGGATTTTTGCCATGCAGGTGAAGGGCTACACCCCCGTGTTGGCCCATCCTGAGCGGTACCGTTATTACCAGACCGAGCCGTATTTGCTCAAGCAGCTCCGGGCGCAGGGATGCCACATGCAACTCAACCTGCTGTCGCTGACGGGGCGGTATGGCTCCCGAACCCAGCGATTTGCGCAATCGCTCCTGCAGGAACACTGTGTCGATTTTCTGGGCAGCGACCTCCACCGGGAGGCTGATCTGGCCTGTTTGCCCGCTGTATTCACCTCGGCCGATTGGGACTTACTTTCGAAACAGCCCCTTGTGAATCAGAAGCTTTTATAACGCGAGTTTATAAAGATCGGCGGTTCGGCTCAGTGCCCTGCCCAAGACCTTCAAAGCCAGTTTCCACGTAATCATAAACCCCAAAACGATAAACGGAAACGCCAACCACTCCAAAAATCCGGACCTTACCCCGAAACGATAAACCAGAAACCAAAAACGATAAACCAGTCAATGTCCAGTTTCTCAAACGGTTCGCCCATGTGCGCTCAGCAGCCCGAACGAGCGCCCGTGATTAGCCTCAACGTCTCCCTCGGTTCGTACGACCACATTCGGGAGTCGATTATCCGGGCCGCTCAACAGGGCGAGTCGCGGACGGTCTGCTTTGCCAACGTGCACATGACTATTGAGGGCCAACAAAAGAAAGAGTTTGCCGAACTGGTCAACGGGGCCGATTGGGTGTGTGCCGATGGGGTACCCCTGACCTGGGCCATCCGGTTGCAACGCCAGATTCGGCAGGACCGGGTAGCCGGTATCGACATGCTGCCCGACCTGGTTCGGCGGGCGGCCGACGAAAACCTGCCCGTTTTTTTCTACGGCTCCACCCCCGACGTCCTGGCCAAAACCGTAGCAGTTTGCGAGCAGCGGCACCCCGACCTGCGCATTGCGGGCGTACTGTCGCCCCCGTTTCGGGCGCTCACCCCGGCCGAGGAAGAAGCCACCGTTGCCCAGATCAACGCGTCGGGTGCCCGGTTGGTATTTGTGGCCCTCGGTTGCCCCAAGCAGGAACGCTGGATGGCACAAATGCGGGGCCGCATCGGGGCTGTGATGCTTGGTATTGGTGGGGCTCTGCCCATTTTGGCCGGCGTGCAGTCGCGGTCGCCCCTCTGGATGCAGCAAAACGGGCTCGAATGGGCCTATCGGCTCGCTATGGAGCCCCGGCGGCTATTCAAACGCTATGCCGTGACCAACTCGCTGTTTCTATTGCACCTGGCCCGGCACTCGTTCCGGCTCATGCTCAATCCCCAACGCTCATGAACGCCCCTCACTCATTAGCCCCGATTGTGTTGTTTGGCTACAAACGCCCCGCCGAAATTCGCCAGACACTCGACGCCCTCCGGGCCAATTACCTGGCTTCCCAGAGCGACTTGCACGTGTTTATCGACGGCCCCAAAAAACCGGCCGATGAGCCCAAAGTGGCGGCTGTGCGGGCTATTGTCGACGCGGCCGGGGGATTCCGAAATGTGTACCGGCACTATGCATCCGAAAACCGGGGGTTAGCCACCTCGGTCATTACGGGTGTGTCGGCCGTGATGGCGCAGTATGGGAAGGTCATCGTGCTGGAAGACGACCTGCTTACCACCCCTAATTTTCTCGATTACATGAACGCGGCACTCACGCACTACGAGCATGAGCCGCAACTGTTTTCTATTTCCGGCTATACCTTTCCGTTTACCAAACCCGCTAATTATCCGTTTGATGCGTACGTATTCCCCCGCACGAGTTCGTGGGGGTGGGCAACCTGGGCCGACCGATGGGCCAAGGCCGACTGGTCGGTAGCCGATTACGACGAGTTTGTGGCCGACAAAACCCGCTACCGCCAGTTTGCCTACTACGGTAGCGACCGCCCCCGCATGCTCCGGCGCTGGCGCACCAAAGAAATTGACTCGTGGGCCATCCGCTGGTGCTACGCGCAGGCCAAACACCAGGGCGTAACCCTCTACCCTACCGTATCGAAAATTCGGAACATCGGTTTCAGCCTCGACTCGACCAACACCTCAGGCTACAACCGCTACGAGACCCTGCTGGACCCCGGCACCGGCCAAACGTTCACGTTTCCCGATTCGCTCATTTGCGCCAATCATTACGTGCGAGGTATGCGGCAACGGTTTAGCCTGCCCACCCGCCTGACCAGCCGGGTATTGTCTGACCTGACCCGTATGCGCCGACATCTTTCTTTTTGACCCCTCCGTTTGCAAACTCTCTTCATGAAACGACTTTTCTTCGGTGGCCTCACGGCCATTGCCGCTCTGACTCCTAGCCTGGCGCAGCAGATTCCGGACACCACCCAACGGGGGCAACGGGTATTTGCCGAGGCCGGGGGGCTGGTGGCTTCGGGCTCGTCGACACCCTTCTGGCTCCGCTCGCGGCAGTACGGAATTGTTCCGCTCAATGCCCCGGCCGGTCTGGTACGGGTTGGCGGGGTTCAGTTTCTGGGCGATCCCGACAACTCCAAACAGGTACACCTGAAACTAGGCCTTGAAGCCGTGGGCACAGCCGCGCCCGGTGCCGCTCGGGTAATGCTCCCCGAGGCTTACGCAAGTGCCCGGCTCGGTGCGTTTGAACTCTACGTCGGCAAACGGCGCGAGGTGTTTGGCCTGGGCGACACCCTGCTGACGTCGGGTAGCTACGCCTGGTCGGGCAATGCTATGCCCATCCCGAAACTACAGATTGGCACGCGGGGGTTTGTGCCCATCGGCTTCACCAAAGGTATTCTGGCAGTTTCGGCCCTGTACGCGCACGGCTGGTTCAGCAATACCGACTCGGTGCAGGGCTCGTTTCTGCATCAGAAAGCCCTCTTTGGCCGGATCAGTCTGTTTCGCAACCGGGTTCGGCTGTTTGGGGGCGTCACGCACCATGCGCAATGGGGTGGCCGGTCCGAAGCCGTGGGAAAACTCGCTCCCGGTGGGCGGCTCCCCAGCTCGCTCCGCGATTACTGGCGGGTGATCACCGTAGATCAGCCCCCCGCAAGCGACTCGGCTCAGTACAGTCAGTTTGACCTGCTCAACCGCGTGGGTAATCACCTCGGCTCTATCGATCTGGCCCTCGAACTGGCCGGTAGCCGCGCCAACTGGTACCTGTACTACCAGCACCCGTTCGAAGATAAATCGGGGGTGGCTATGCAAAATATGCCCGACGGGCTATATGGTCTGCGGTGGCGCAACGCTACCCCCGAAATCGGTTCGGGTTTCCGGCTCCAGCAGGTTACGGCCGAACTCCTGACCACCATGAATCAGGGCGGATTTACCATCGACACCAAAAACCGGCAATACGACGGAGCTGACGACTACTTTAACAATTACCAGTACCGCGATGGCTGGACACATCAGCAGCGGGTGCTGGGCACCCCGTTTCTGACGCGCTACCTCGATACCCGCCCCGACCTGCGCGACTTGCGCGGGGGGTTCGGCCGCATGATGATCAGCAACAACCGGGTGCAGGTGCTGCACCTGGGCCTGTTGGGCGGCTGGCCATCGGGCGTGCAGGTACGGGCGCTGGTATCGCACAGCCGCAACTTTGGCCGCCCTATCTGGCACGACCCGCGTACCCCACGTACGCAGCTATCAGGCATGGCCGAGGTGCTCGTGCCCGTGCGTTGGGGCACCCAGTCGCAGGTGCGGCTCACCCTCGCTGCCGACGAGGGACGTTGGCTCAACAACAGTCTGGGAGCCATGCTTAGTTTTCGTACTCTTTTATCCCAACGTTGACGTATGCGGATCCTCTTTATTCATAATTATTACCAGCAGCGCGGTGGCGAAGACGTCATTTTTGAACAGGAAGTGGATGCGCTGCGGCAGGCAGGCCTGCCGGTCGAAACGGTCACATTTACCAACGAAGGGTTCGATGGGTCGTTGCTGGGCAACTTGAGCGGGGCCATCCGGTCGTTACGGCACAGTGGGTCGGCCCGGCGGGTTGGAGAAGCCCTCGATCGGTTCAAACCCGACGTGGTACACATTCACAACCTGTTTTACACGGCCTCGCCGGGCGTGATCGACGAGATCAAAAAGCGGGGGATTCCGGTCGTGATGACCCTCCATAACTACCGCCTGGTGTGCGTGGGTGGTACGCTGATGCGCCCGGGTGAGGTGCCCTGCGAGCGCTGCCTCACCCAGACGCTTCCGCTCGATGGCATCCGGTTCGGCTGCTTCCGCGACTCAAAGGCACAATCGGCTCAACTCACGGCCATCACGGGCCTGCACAAGCTCCTGGGCACCTGGCAACGAATTGATCGGTTTATCAGCCTCACCGAGTTTGGCCGGAAAAAGATACTCCAGTCGTCGCTGAAGCTCAAGCCCGAGCAGGTGGTCGTCAAACCCAATTTTGTACCTGATCTGGGGTACTCTGGCCCCGAAAACCGCGACGATTTTTTCCTGTACGTAGGGCGGTTATCGCCCGAAAAAGGGATTCAGACCCTGATCGACGCGGCCCGGTTGGGCACCCACCCCATCCGAATCGTGGGCGATGGGCCCCTCCGGCCCCTGGTTGAACAGGCGGCCGCCGAGTTGCCTCATCTGCAATACGTAGGCAAGCTTACCCGCGACGAAGCCGCCGAACAGCTGAAACGTTGCCGGGCGTTTGTGATTACCTCTATCTGTTACGAAGGCCTCCCGACAACGATGCTCGAAGCCTTTGCCACCGGAACACCCATTGTTACCTCGGATGTCGAAAATCTGCTGACGATTATCCGGCACGGTAAACTCGGCACGGCCTTCAAGGCTGGCAACGCCCAATCGTTGCACGAGGTCCTGACTCACACGCGCCAACAGCCGCTAACAACCTCCCTGACCGAGTCGCTCTACCGCGAGTTTCGGGAGCGCTACGCAGCCGACCGCGTACTCAACGAGGTATTGTCTATCTATGAATCGGTAGTCAACGAGAATACATTCGCTCAACGCCCGGCATAGCAGCCAACTAAAGGCTACCCAACACGCGTAGCCAACCGCATCGGTCACCAGCCCCCTAATGTGCTATTCAGGCATGTTAGGGGGTTTTGCGTATGCTATTATCTGTAACTCACTTTCGTTAGCTTTCTAAAGCGCAGATACGAGCTATTGGCCTTAAAAAGTACAATTATTAAATCCGGATTAACGAAAATACATACAGGTAAAGTACAACATTTATTAGTTTGTAAAATTCACGTAAGGCCAAATTTTATTTTTAAATATTATTATAATTTAATATATAATTATGTTTTTAATCCCGCTTTAAGATTCAAATCCAAATAATTAACTTATTGTCATTTATACAGAATAACCATACGAGATTAAACCTCTTTTAATAGTGCAATTTTTACCCTTTTCTCAAAACCAATTTTGTGCAATATCCTGCCAAAAAACCGGCGGATTCTGCAACTCATCGAATTAGACCCCTCCTCCCCTCTTTTAGAGGCCAATTTTGATCAGGCAACGCGCTAAAACGATCAAAAACATGGCACTCTCTACCGCTAACACTCTTATCCAAGTTCGTCTGACCAGCTCAATTATCCGCTCCGCGGTATTGGCGATTACGGTTCTGATGAGCGGTTTGCTGACGAGCTGTAACCCTACCTCCGACGAAGTAGCCCCGCAAGCCGTAGCAGCTCCGGTGGTTGAGGCCGTAGCGGCCCGGGTGAGTGTTCAGATCGATGCAAATGCGGTTGACGTACGGACGTTTGGCGCAAAAGGCGACGGGCAGGCCGACGATACCGAGGCTATCCGGAAAGCACTGAAAGCAAGCATGGGTAAGCAACTGCTGTTTGGCGCGGGAACCTACAAGCTGACGCAAGTAATCAAACTGGAGGTGTCGAACGTGGAGCTGGTAGGCGTTGGAGAGGCCAGGCTGGTAACGACTGAGCGCACCATTTTTGATCTGGGCTCGGTAACGAACGTCGCGTTTACCAACCTGACGTTTGAAAGCAGCAGCCGCGACGGAAGCACGTATTACTTCGGGCTGGTATCGGGCAACCGCAAAGCCATTAAAGGGTTGTCGTTTACGGGTTGCACATTTACGGCCCCTTACGGTGCTACCTCGGGCATCAAACTGGTTACCGACGCCGTAGGAGCCTCGGTAAGCGACCTTCGGGTAAACAACTGCACGTTTGCCAATCTGGGTAACATGGGTATCGAGATTCAGAATCACCTGACCGACGGGGTTGTTCGGTTCAGCAACATTGAGGTTCGGAACTCGGTATTTCGGAACCTGGGCCTGAACGAAAACAGCGCGTACCACCACGGCATGGCGGTTAGCCTGTCGGGCAAAGGAAGCGAGGTTGTCATTGCCAACAACACCATCAGCAACCCCTACGATTTGGGTATCGAGTTGGCCGGAGCTGTTAAAAACGCGCAGATCCTGCAAAATGTGTTCACAGCCCTGAACCGCACCAATGTGGAAGGCAACCGCCCCACAGCCATCATCGCCATCTCATCGCTGAAAGGTGATTTTCACGAAAACGTGACGATCAGCGGCAATCAAAACACAGGTGCCAACGACAATGCCTACCTGTTTCTGGGTAACATGCTCCGCTCAACCATCGAAAACAACACGTTCAATACGAGCCTGTTCGTACAGATCCGCAATGTGTCGGACAGCAACTTCAACAACAACCGGATCACGAGCCGGGGCACCTGTGCCGTTAGCATCGAATCGACGAGCTTTAACTGCCAGAACAACACCTTCATCAACAGCACCATTAGCTGCGAACAAAGCAAATCGGCCACGGCCATCGTGAAATTCACGGGTGCTAAAACCAGCCGCAACGTAATCAGCAACAGCCAGTTGAACCGCAAAGGCACGTCGGCCAAGTTTATGCACGAAAGTGAATCGGCCACGGGCAACATCCTGAAAGACTGCACGCTGGCAAACAAGTAATCAGCACACAAGACAAACCCTACCCAAACGCACCGGGGGCCGACTCTTTCGAATCGGCCCCCGGTGTCTTTTAGGGGTTAAGGTTTACTGAATAAATAGTAAGTAAATGAACAATGTAAAATGCAAAATAAACAATTGTATTACCTGCTGATAATCAGCCATCTCATTGTACATTTTGCACTATTCATTTTACATTTAATTCTGTCTGACTACTTGTATGGCCTGCTTCAGACCCCCGCTTTGAGCGTACGAGCCTTATACCGGCGCACGGTGTAGCCAGTAAACATGCGGGCTACATCGAGCAAAAAGTAAAGCAAATGGGTAGGCGAGTGCCGGAGAGCAAAGTAGAACCGGGGCTTGAGGTAAGTAGCCGACCGCATCGAAAACATACCCCGGACAAACTGCCCCAACGACAGTGTTCCTTTCACATCGAGGCCGGTAGCGTGTACGTGTTCGCGCACGACAGCCAATACCGAGACCATGAGCGGAAAACCGGCCTTGTGCGCACGAACGCTAAACTCAATGTCGGCCATGTAGTGCGTAAACCGGCGCGAATCGAACAGGCCAATTTCGTGCAGCACCCGAAACGGAATGAGCACACCCCGGCCCGGTAAACTATCAGAACGGAGGGCCGTTGGGCCGTGTTTCAGGCGGTTGTACTGATTCTGATACTGCTGACTAGCCAGATCGACTTCGCCCGTCCAGCGCAGGTTTACGCGGGTACCGGCGTATTCGAGCCGGGCCGGATTGGCCGAATCCACACTGACCGAGCCCACCAGACAGGGTCCGTGCTCGCGGTAGGTAGCCAGCAGCTGGGCCACGTAATCGGGGCCAACTTCGGTATCGTCGTTGAGCGTCAGAATAAAGTTTTCTTCGTCGGCAGGTGCCTTGTGAAACGCGTACCGGATCCCTACGTTGGTGGCCTCAGTCCACCAGAGGTTACCGTCGCCTTTGAGCAGCACCGCTTCGGGAAACTCGGCCTGTACCATGGCGTCGGTACCATCGGTAGAGCCATCGTCTACGATAATGGTTTGCACCGATGGGTGCGTTTGCCCGCGCAGGCATTGCAGGCAGGTACGGGTGTACTGTTTGCGGTTATGAACGGGAATAACGACGTAAATCATGACGAACAAGATAAGGTACGGCAGGCTGCGGGTTTTTTCGGCCCAGGACCAGATTGAAAACAGACAACAGGGCGTACAGATAAGCCAGTACGGTGAGGCACCCGCCCCAAACGGATAGCTGCCCAAAAACGGTCAGGAGCGTGAGCCCGTACACAATGGCCAGCAACACCAGATGGCTGAACCGGCTCGCTTTGAGCAACGCATTGCCCAGGGCGCTGATGCCGTACCCAATGAGGGCCATCAGCAACAGGCCGGCAAAATCGTAGGCGAAATACACTTCCGAAATCAGGCCCGTTCGGATGCCGAGCGCATTGTTGTCGTCGAAGAGTTTCATCCAGGCGGTGGCGCTATCCTGACTGATCAGCTCGGTCTTATCGAAACCCGCCAGCCGGATTAGCGACGAGTTGAGCATCTGCCCGAGGGTACTTGTGAGCAGGTCGTAGTTGGCAATATCGCCGGGCCCGAAGCTGTTCACGGTTCGGATGTACTCTCGAAACTCGACCCCCACGGGTAAGCCCTGACTGGAATACTTACCCACATCGCTATTGCCAAGCCGGACACTTTGGAGGCCACTGTACATGACAAGGGCAAACAATCCGGCCACAATCATCCCTTTGTTGATCCGAAAACTGCGGGTGGTCATCTGCTCGTAGACCATAATGGCCAGGATCGTCAGCAGGAGAAAGAGCCGCTTGCTGTCGAACGACATAATGAGCAGAACGATCAGCAATATCAGCCCCCAGAGCACTTTGGCCATCAGGGCCCGGCTCATGCGTAGTTTGCGGTACACCACCAGCGCACTCACGCAGTTGTAGAGGCCGTAGCCATAAATGTATCCGTACTGAATCTCATACATGCTGTCGGTAATGTCTTTACCAGCCAGCAGCGGAATAAAGCCAATGTTGCTGTAGATAATGGCAATCCAGATAAACGGATAGGCCACAAAGCCGTACTCCAGATACCCCAAATCGTACGATACCGAGGTGTGCATGGCTTTATGGATGGCTCCGTGAATCCGTTGCGGGTTGCTTTGCTCATACAGCAGCATCCCAGCCGACAGAGCCGCCAGAAAGAGGGCGTAGATAAGGCAACCCTCGGCCTGCGCGATGTAATACGGGTTGTGCTCGTAATACGACAGAATAAACGTTTCGCCAACCAGCAACCAGGCCACCCAAACCGACAGAAAGAACCGGGTAAAGAAGTTACGGAGGGTAAAAATGGCAATAATGGGCAGCAGAAGGGGCAAATGACTCTCGACGGAAGGGTACAGGTACGATTCGCCAAACCCGAAGTAAAGTTCGAGGGCGTACGGAAACGCCAGTACCCCCGCGTACATGAGCAATATGTAAGGTAAATTCTTCATTGGTCGACCGCTTTGATGAACTTGGCCGGGTTACCCGCCCAGATTTCGTAGGGGGGAACAGTACGCGACACTACCGACCCGGCCCCGATCACGGCCCCCCGGCCAATGGTCACGCCTTTCAGAATGGTCGAGTGCGCCCCGATAAACACATCGTCTTCTATACGCACCGGCTTTTTGGCGGCCTGCTCGGCATGGGCACCCCGGCGCCGACCCTCAGCCGTAATCGGGTGGAAATCGGTATCGTAAATGGCCGTATTACCTCCGATCAGCACATGGTTGCCAATCGTGATGCCACAGTGGCAGATCAGAGCCGTACCGCTCATACCCACGTGGTTCCCGATGGTGATTACCCCGCCGTAGTTGGCCACAAACATGCACCGCTGCTGCCGACCTATCCGGTTGTAATTCAGCCCGTTATTGAGCGACACATTATCACCCATACGCATGGAAGCCGGGTGCCGAATGTCGACAATTGGCACGCCATTGCTGCGAAAATTGGCCCCGTACTCCACCATATTGGCCCGGAGCAGCAGCTTACTCAGCCCCTGACCGGTAGCGCCCC
It includes:
- a CDS encoding SDR family NAD(P)-dependent oxidoreductase yields the protein MNVLITGGAGFIGSTLAGRLLREGHRVSIVDNFNGAYDPALKRQNIRRIGPAGSVMVYEGDVRQPPFMRHVLRHEAVDVVVHLAGLAGVRPSLQNPTAYFDHNLNGTTVLLDAMRDTGVSRVVVASSSSVYGNRAQGPFLETDPTDEPVSPYALSKRAVELVCSQYSRLYGLNAYCLRLFTVYGPRQRPDMAISRFLHQLYRGQPVRLFGDGHSQRDYTYVDDIVDGMVRAIRRVSGYEVINLGSAAPVSLLELVCLLRDITGRHSPIEWQAEQPGDVPLTYANIDKARRLLGYVPATNLREGLTHMVEQLGQPTVLSLL
- a CDS encoding tyrosine-protein phosphatase produces the protein MGKPDDGPFQERMAATWPVDMHNHLLPGVDDGVKTLEETMTCLRQYAQWGIRRVVCTPHISQDYHPNTVALLREKEALVRGAIAEAQLPITFSVAAEYLLDENFDQHLRADTLMTFGEAQYVLIETGWAAAPRQLTDWIFAMQVKGYTPVLAHPERYRYYQTEPYLLKQLRAQGCHMQLNLLSLTGRYGSRTQRFAQSLLQEHCVDFLGSDLHREADLACLPAVFTSADWDLLSKQPLVNQKLL
- a CDS encoding WecB/TagA/CpsF family glycosyltransferase; this encodes MSSFSNGSPMCAQQPERAPVISLNVSLGSYDHIRESIIRAAQQGESRTVCFANVHMTIEGQQKKEFAELVNGADWVCADGVPLTWAIRLQRQIRQDRVAGIDMLPDLVRRAADENLPVFFYGSTPDVLAKTVAVCEQRHPDLRIAGVLSPPFRALTPAEEEATVAQINASGARLVFVALGCPKQERWMAQMRGRIGAVMLGIGGALPILAGVQSRSPLWMQQNGLEWAYRLAMEPRRLFKRYAVTNSLFLLHLARHSFRLMLNPQRS
- a CDS encoding capsule assembly Wzi family protein, which produces MKRLFFGGLTAIAALTPSLAQQIPDTTQRGQRVFAEAGGLVASGSSTPFWLRSRQYGIVPLNAPAGLVRVGGVQFLGDPDNSKQVHLKLGLEAVGTAAPGAARVMLPEAYASARLGAFELYVGKRREVFGLGDTLLTSGSYAWSGNAMPIPKLQIGTRGFVPIGFTKGILAVSALYAHGWFSNTDSVQGSFLHQKALFGRISLFRNRVRLFGGVTHHAQWGGRSEAVGKLAPGGRLPSSLRDYWRVITVDQPPASDSAQYSQFDLLNRVGNHLGSIDLALELAGSRANWYLYYQHPFEDKSGVAMQNMPDGLYGLRWRNATPEIGSGFRLQQVTAELLTTMNQGGFTIDTKNRQYDGADDYFNNYQYRDGWTHQQRVLGTPFLTRYLDTRPDLRDLRGGFGRMMISNNRVQVLHLGLLGGWPSGVQVRALVSHSRNFGRPIWHDPRTPRTQLSGMAEVLVPVRWGTQSQVRLTLAADEGRWLNNSLGAMLSFRTLLSQR
- a CDS encoding glycosyltransferase family 4 protein; this encodes MRILFIHNYYQQRGGEDVIFEQEVDALRQAGLPVETVTFTNEGFDGSLLGNLSGAIRSLRHSGSARRVGEALDRFKPDVVHIHNLFYTASPGVIDEIKKRGIPVVMTLHNYRLVCVGGTLMRPGEVPCERCLTQTLPLDGIRFGCFRDSKAQSAQLTAITGLHKLLGTWQRIDRFISLTEFGRKKILQSSLKLKPEQVVVKPNFVPDLGYSGPENRDDFFLYVGRLSPEKGIQTLIDAARLGTHPIRIVGDGPLRPLVEQAAAELPHLQYVGKLTRDEAAEQLKRCRAFVITSICYEGLPTTMLEAFATGTPIVTSDVENLLTIIRHGKLGTAFKAGNAQSLHEVLTHTRQQPLTTSLTESLYREFRERYAADRVLNEVLSIYESVVNENTFAQRPA
- a CDS encoding right-handed parallel beta-helix repeat-containing protein, with product MALSTANTLIQVRLTSSIIRSAVLAITVLMSGLLTSCNPTSDEVAPQAVAAPVVEAVAARVSVQIDANAVDVRTFGAKGDGQADDTEAIRKALKASMGKQLLFGAGTYKLTQVIKLEVSNVELVGVGEARLVTTERTIFDLGSVTNVAFTNLTFESSSRDGSTYYFGLVSGNRKAIKGLSFTGCTFTAPYGATSGIKLVTDAVGASVSDLRVNNCTFANLGNMGIEIQNHLTDGVVRFSNIEVRNSVFRNLGLNENSAYHHGMAVSLSGKGSEVVIANNTISNPYDLGIELAGAVKNAQILQNVFTALNRTNVEGNRPTAIIAISSLKGDFHENVTISGNQNTGANDNAYLFLGNMLRSTIENNTFNTSLFVQIRNVSDSNFNNNRITSRGTCAVSIESTSFNCQNNTFINSTISCEQSKSATAIVKFTGAKTSRNVISNSQLNRKGTSAKFMHESESATGNILKDCTLANK
- a CDS encoding glycosyltransferase family 2 protein codes for the protein MIYVVIPVHNRKQYTRTCLQCLRGQTHPSVQTIIVDDGSTDGTDAMVQAEFPEAVLLKGDGNLWWTEATNVGIRYAFHKAPADEENFILTLNDDTEVGPDYVAQLLATYREHGPCLVGSVSVDSANPARLEYAGTRVNLRWTGEVDLASQQYQNQYNRLKHGPTALRSDSLPGRGVLIPFRVLHEIGLFDSRRFTHYMADIEFSVRAHKAGFPLMVSVLAVVREHVHATGLDVKGTLSLGQFVRGMFSMRSATYLKPRFYFALRHSPTHLLYFLLDVARMFTGYTVRRYKARTLKAGV
- a CDS encoding acyltransferase; its protein translation is MKKPSLLNTLYRLLRYGYRLVRGATGQGLSKLLLRANMVEYGANFRSNGVPIVDIRHPASMRMGDNVSLNNGLNYNRIGRQQRCMFVANYGGVITIGNHVGMSGTALICHCGITIGNHVLIGGNTAIYDTDFHPITAEGRRRGAHAEQAAKKPVRIEDDVFIGAHSTILKGVTIGRGAVIGAGSVVSRTVPPYEIWAGNPAKFIKAVDQ